The nucleotide sequence TTTTACCAACTGTTGGAATCAAGAAAGTCCATTCGTAAGTACAAGGCCGAGCCGGTTCCTAAAGATGTGATCGAACGTGTGCTGGCCGCCGGGATGCAGGCGCCTTCGGGAAAGAATCGTCAGAACTGGAGATTCTTTGTTGTGACCGGAAATAAGCGCGACGAATATTTGAAGTACTCGCAAAAATCCTGGTTGGGTATCAAGGATGTTTTGTCGCAGCGACTGAAGCCTTCATTGTATGATTTCACCGAAAGATTTTTCTACACGCTGGGTGATGCGCCGGTGATTGTGTTCGCCTATTCCCACAACGATTCGGAAGAGCGCTATCACACCAGCATCGGTTCGGTGTACATGGCGGTGGAAAACATGAATCTGGCATGTCTGATGGAAGGTCTTGGCAGTTGCACGATGGGCGCCCCTTTGGAAATCAAAGAAGAGGTCGATCAGTTCCTGGGTGTGGATAAACTTCCGGAATACCAGCGAGGGGAGCTGGAGCTTCTGTGTGCGATGGTGATGGGATACCCGGATCACAACCCCCCGAAAGCCCCCGCCAAACCGAGGGTCGCGTAACTTGGTTTGAATAAGGAAAGTTAAGTATATAAAATCATTTATTTTTATTTAAACTAAAGGGTCCTTCCGGGCCCTTTTTCTTTGTCTTAAAACCACCTCAATCGAATAGAGATCCCGCGGGAAGGCGGATTCCCCGTAAAGTCCGTGGTCATCCGGCCTGAAAAACCTATAAGCTCTCGATTTCTTTTGTTTATTCGGCGGTTTTCTCTATCCATGGAAAGGGGATTTTGATATATCGCTTCCCCTATGAATCCAGTTGAAGCCTTAAAGACAAATCCCTTTGTCCTTGCCCCTATGGCCGGGATCACGGATCACGCTTTTCGCACCTTTATCAAAAAATTAGATGCCAGTGTTGTCGTCACCGAACTTGTCAGTGCCAGTGGTATTGAATACAAGTCTGATCGCACGTTGAAGTTGATGAGCTTTGATGAATCTCAGCGCCCCATCGGTATCCAGCTTTTTGGTGAAGAACCAGAAATCGTGGCTCGCGCGGCACAAGTGGCCGAGGCTGACGGCTGTGATTTCGTGGATCTGAACTTTGGTTGTCCTGTTCCGAAGGTCGTGAAGAAGGGGGCGGGTTCCGCCATCCTGAAAGACCCGGCCGCTGTGCAAAAGATGGTTTCCACCGTCAAAGCGGCGATTAAAATTCCTCTGACAATCAAGATCCGTACGGGCTGGGATGCGAATTCCCGCAACGCCACTGAGATTTGTAATATTGCCTACAACGAAGGGGTGTCCTGGGTTGCGATCCATGGGCGCACCCGCGCTCAGTCCTATACCGGACTTGCGGACTGGGACTTCATCGCCGACGTAAAAGCCAATACCAAGATTCCCATTCTTGGAAACGGAGACATCCTCACTCCTCGCCAGGCGAATTTGAGACTGCAGCAGTCCGGTTGTGACGGGGTTATGATCGGCCGTGGATGCCTTAAAAATCCATTTATCTTCATGGATGCCCTGTCCTTGTGGCGGGGCGAGCCGGTTAAGGACGTGAAGAGGGATTATGTGAGTCTGTTCCAGGGTCTGCAGAAAGAGATCGTGGCGCATTGTGATGAGCACATCACCGGGATCCAGCTCAGAAAGTTTGCAGCTTGGTTCTCAACAGGGTATTCTGGAGCGGCTCAATTCCGTAAGAATCTATTCCAGTCCAAAAGCAATGACGAGATCATGGCCTTAGCGAATGAGTTTTTCGCTGGGATTGGAAATGTAGAACAAGAAGACACCAGTCAGGAAGATTTCTTAATGGGCGGTCACGGTTAACAAACCGTGAACTGCAGGGGCCTCTGATGGCTTTTTGACAAGAGCCTGACGAGCATTTGTTTTGATTTTAGTTTAAGTTTTAAGTGTTTTGTTTTTAGAGAGTTTCATAACGAAGGGTAAATATGATTCAAGATCCGAAGAAAATTAGAAATATCGCGATCATCGCGCACGTCGACCACGGTAAGACGACACTGGTTGACCACTTGATTAAACAAGCAGGTACTTTCCGTGACAATGAGCACGTTGAAGAGCGCCTGATGGACTCCATGGATCTTGAAAAAGAACGCGGGATCACAATCGCGGCGAAGAATGCTTCCTTCATGTACAAAGATATCAAAGTTAACATCGTCGATACACCGGGGCACAGTGACTTCGGCGGCGAAGTTGAGCGTATCCTGAACATGGTTGATGGTTGTATCCTTCTTTGTGATGCTTCCGAAGGTCCATTGCCACAGACTCGTTTCGTTTTGAAAAAAGCTCTAGAGGGCGGCAAAAAAGTTATCGTTTGTATCAATAAAATTGACCGTTCTGATGCTCGTATTCAGGAAGTTCACAATGAATTGTTCGACTTGTTCATCGACCTTGATGCAACTGAAGAGCAATGTGATTTCCACACTGTATACGCTATCGCGCGTGAAGGTATGGCGACTTTGGATCCAGCGGTTAACACTGGTTCCCTGGAAGTTCTTTACGATGCAATCGTAAACCTGGTTCCGCCTCCAACAATTGAAGAAAACGCTCCACTTCAGGTTATGGTTTCCAACATCTCTTACAATGACTACGTAGGTCGTTTGGCGATCGGTCGTATGAGAGCGGGAACAATCAAAGTTGGTGACGAAGTTCTTTGCGTTCAGGCGAATGTTCAGAAGAAAGTTAAAGTATCCGCTTTGTTCCAGTACAAAGTCAGCTCTCAGGTTCCGGCTCAGGAAGTTGGCGCCGGTGACATGGTTGTTATCGCGGGTATGGAAGATTTCACTATCGGTGACACCATCACTTCTGTTTTGGATCCTCGTCCACTTCCGCGTATTCGCGTTGAAGAGCCGACTGTCGGCATGGTCTTCTCTGTAAATAACGGACCTTTCGCTGGTCTTGACGGTAAGAACGTTACTTCCCGTAAAATCATCGAGCGTCTTGAAAGAGAACTTCTGTACAACGTGGCAATTCGCGTTGAGAAAACAGACAGCACTGACGCCTTTAAAGTTGTAGGCCGTGGTGAGCTTCAATTGGGCGTTTTGATCGAACAAATGCGTCGTGAAGGCTTCGAGCTTCTTGTTTCCAAACCAACTGTTGTCTTCAAAGAAGAAAACGGCAAGAAAATGGAACCAATGGAAATCGCGGTTATCGATATCGAAGACGCTTACGTTGGTGCCGTAACTGAAAAGTTGGGTAAACGTAAGGGTGTGATGACCAACATGGTTCAAAAAGGTTCCGGCCGTACTCGTCTTGAGTTCCGTATTCCTTCCCGTGGTCTGATCGGCTACCGTTCTGAGTTCCTGACTGACACTCGTGGTACAGGTTTGCTGAACACCCAGTTCGACGGTTGGGATGACTACCGTGGCGAAATCGAACACCGTTTGAACGGTGCGATGATTTCTGACCGTAAAGGCACTGCAACATCTTACGCGATCTGGAATCTTCAAGAACGCGGTATTATGATGGTTGAGCACGGTGACGATGTGTACGAAGGCATGATCGTTGGTGAACACGCCAAGGAAAATGATCTAGAAGTGAACATCACTCGTGAAAAGAAATTGTCAAACGTACGTGCTTCGGGTTCTGATGAAGCTATCCGTCTGGTTCCAGTGAAAAAATTCACTTTGGAAAGAGCGATGGAATGGATCAAAGAATCTGAGCTGATCGAAGTTACGCCGAAGAACATCCGTCTTCGTTTGCGTGAATTGGATCCGCACAAGCGTAAAACATCGAAGGAATAATGAGTACGAATGTCGCCATTGAAATCAAGGATCTGACCAAAAAATACGACGACAAGATCGCCGTAGACGGAATCAATCTGGAGATTTACAAAGGCGAATGTTTCGGGCTTCTTGGTCCAAACGGGGCTGGCAAATCAACTGCAATGAAGATGATGTATTGCTCAGCCCTGGTTTCAAGCGGAGAACTTTATGTTCTCGGCCTGAATGTTAAAAAGAATTACCGCGAAATCAAATCTCGCATAGGGGTCGTCCCGCAAGAGGACGGCCTTGATCCTGACTTCACAGTCCTTGAAAACCTTCTCGTCTACGCAAGCTTTCATAATATCCCTGTTGCTGAGGCCGATCTTCGGGCTCAAGCCTTGCTGCGTCTGATGAAGCTGGAAGAATATCAGGACCGCTCGGTGGAAACGCTTAGCGGGGGCATGAAGCGCCGTCTGGCGATTGCCCGTGGACTGATTAATTCCCCGGAAGTGGTTTTCCTGGATGAGCCAACCACCGGTCTTGATCCGCAGGCGCGGGTTTGGATCTGGGATTTCTTCAAACATCTGAAATCTGAAAAAAGCACTCTGGTGCTGACGACCCACTATATGGAAGAAGCCGAGCAGATGTGTGATCGTGTGGCGATCATCGATGGCGGCCGCATTCTGACTGTCGGCAAGCCCCGCGATCTGATTCGCGAGCTGATTGGCAAGGAAGTGGTGGAGTTCGACACAAACCCTGTGGATCTGAACTATTACCTGGGCCGCTTGCGTGCCGAGGGGTTCTCTTATCAGGTTATCAAAGACACAGTTTCTGTTCTGGTGAAAGAAAATCAGGAAGGCCGCCGCGTGGTGGACCTGATTGCCAGCGACAAGATCTTCATCCGCAAGCCGACATTGAATGACGTTTTCCTGAAGCTTGCGGGCCATCAATTGAGGGATGAATAATGAAGCTGAAAGACTGCTTTACGATTCCCAAGGTTGATAGCGGTGCCACGAAAGTATGGTCCCGCAATTTCATGTACTTTAAAAAAACCTGGCTGGTGTCCCTGTTCTGGATTGTTCTTGAGCCGGTGATTTACCTTGGGGCCATTGGTTTTGGTCTTGGCGCCTTTGTGAACAACATGGGTGGCATGTCTTATATTGAATTCTTCTTCCCGGCATTGCTGTCGACGACCGCGATGATGGTGGCTTTCTTTGAAGGCACCTACGGGAACTACACCAAACTGACTCATCAGAAAACCTACGCGACGATCATGCTGACTCGTGTGGGGCCTGAAGAAATTGTGGCAGGCGAGCTTTTGTGGGCGACCAGCAAAGGTTTCTTCGGTGTGATCGGAGTCACGATCGTGGCACTGTTCTTTGGATTGATTGATTCTTATCGTATCTTGCTGGCGCTGCCGATCTTGTTCCTGATGAGTGCGCTGTTCTCGTGCATCGGAATGATCCTGACTTCTTACGCCCGCAACTATGATTCCTTTATCTATTCCACCTCCGGTTTGATCGTGCCGATGAGCCTGCTCAGCGGAACTTACTTCCCGCTGGATCAGTTGCCGGCGGCTCTTCGTTATGTGGCTTATTTGTTCCCGCTGACTCACGCTGTGGCGGCGGTGCGCGAAGTGCTGCATCAGGGGCCGACATTGTGGGTTTTGATTCACGTGTTGATTCTGCTGGCGGCGACCTGGATCTGCATGAACATTGCGTTCTTCCGCATTCGCAAGAAATTGCTGAAATAACTTAATCTATCGGGGTGACTTTGATGCCGTGTTTTTTCAAAAGCTCGGCAAAGACACCATCACCGTCTTTCTGGGCGCCAGTGAAGGTGCCGTCATAGATCTTTCCGCACCCGCACATCGGGGATTTGGATTTTAACAGGGCTTCAGTGGCGCCAACGAGCTTGGCAATTCTTAAAGCCTCTTCGGCACCTCGGGTGTATTGGTCAGTCACATCCACACCCTTGTTGGTCAGAACTTTATCGCCGATACGTTCTGCCGGAGGCCGGGGAGTTGAAAGTCCGCCCAATTGCTCGGGGCAAACCGGAATGGCTTCGCCGTTTTGCACCATCTCTTCAATCGGGGATCTTGTCTGGGCTTTGCAGTCATAGCGGCAGTGAACGCCGGAAAGGCAGGCGGATACAATTTTCATTCGGCCTCCTCGCTGCTTTCAAGCTGCTCTTGAGATTCCAGATTTTCCAGTTCTTCCAGGGTCGGAATAGCCTCGTCGGATGTCAGTTCTTCCGGTGGTGGTTCGGGTTGGAAGAAATAGGCCACTTGGGCGCTGGCGATGTCGTATTCTTCCTGAGAAATGCGATGATACTGGAAAAGATCATCAACAATGCGACCCAGTCGCTTGCGCGCAAACGGAGTCAGCTCTTTACGGTAATAGGACTGCGAATACT is from Bdellovibrio bacteriovorus str. Tiberius and encodes:
- a CDS encoding ABC transporter permease — protein: MKLKDCFTIPKVDSGATKVWSRNFMYFKKTWLVSLFWIVLEPVIYLGAIGFGLGAFVNNMGGMSYIEFFFPALLSTTAMMVAFFEGTYGNYTKLTHQKTYATIMLTRVGPEEIVAGELLWATSKGFFGVIGVTIVALFFGLIDSYRILLALPILFLMSALFSCIGMILTSYARNYDSFIYSTSGLIVPMSLLSGTYFPLDQLPAALRYVAYLFPLTHAVAAVREVLHQGPTLWVLIHVLILLAATWICMNIAFFRIRKKLLK
- the typA gene encoding translational GTPase TypA, translating into MIQDPKKIRNIAIIAHVDHGKTTLVDHLIKQAGTFRDNEHVEERLMDSMDLEKERGITIAAKNASFMYKDIKVNIVDTPGHSDFGGEVERILNMVDGCILLCDASEGPLPQTRFVLKKALEGGKKVIVCINKIDRSDARIQEVHNELFDLFIDLDATEEQCDFHTVYAIAREGMATLDPAVNTGSLEVLYDAIVNLVPPPTIEENAPLQVMVSNISYNDYVGRLAIGRMRAGTIKVGDEVLCVQANVQKKVKVSALFQYKVSSQVPAQEVGAGDMVVIAGMEDFTIGDTITSVLDPRPLPRIRVEEPTVGMVFSVNNGPFAGLDGKNVTSRKIIERLERELLYNVAIRVEKTDSTDAFKVVGRGELQLGVLIEQMRREGFELLVSKPTVVFKEENGKKMEPMEIAVIDIEDAYVGAVTEKLGKRKGVMTNMVQKGSGRTRLEFRIPSRGLIGYRSEFLTDTRGTGLLNTQFDGWDDYRGEIEHRLNGAMISDRKGTATSYAIWNLQERGIMMVEHGDDVYEGMIVGEHAKENDLEVNITREKKLSNVRASGSDEAIRLVPVKKFTLERAMEWIKESELIEVTPKNIRLRLRELDPHKRKTSKE
- the dusB gene encoding tRNA dihydrouridine synthase DusB → MNPVEALKTNPFVLAPMAGITDHAFRTFIKKLDASVVVTELVSASGIEYKSDRTLKLMSFDESQRPIGIQLFGEEPEIVARAAQVAEADGCDFVDLNFGCPVPKVVKKGAGSAILKDPAAVQKMVSTVKAAIKIPLTIKIRTGWDANSRNATEICNIAYNEGVSWVAIHGRTRAQSYTGLADWDFIADVKANTKIPILGNGDILTPRQANLRLQQSGCDGVMIGRGCLKNPFIFMDALSLWRGEPVKDVKRDYVSLFQGLQKEIVAHCDEHITGIQLRKFAAWFSTGYSGAAQFRKNLFQSKSNDEIMALANEFFAGIGNVEQEDTSQEDFLMGGHG
- a CDS encoding DUF523 domain-containing protein codes for the protein MKIVSACLSGVHCRYDCKAQTRSPIEEMVQNGEAIPVCPEQLGGLSTPRPPAERIGDKVLTNKGVDVTDQYTRGAEEALRIAKLVGATEALLKSKSPMCGCGKIYDGTFTGAQKDGDGVFAELLKKHGIKVTPID
- a CDS encoding ABC transporter ATP-binding protein — encoded protein: MSTNVAIEIKDLTKKYDDKIAVDGINLEIYKGECFGLLGPNGAGKSTAMKMMYCSALVSSGELYVLGLNVKKNYREIKSRIGVVPQEDGLDPDFTVLENLLVYASFHNIPVAEADLRAQALLRLMKLEEYQDRSVETLSGGMKRRLAIARGLINSPEVVFLDEPTTGLDPQARVWIWDFFKHLKSEKSTLVLTTHYMEEAEQMCDRVAIIDGGRILTVGKPRDLIRELIGKEVVEFDTNPVDLNYYLGRLRAEGFSYQVIKDTVSVLVKENQEGRRVVDLIASDKIFIRKPTLNDVFLKLAGHQLRDE
- a CDS encoding nitroreductase family protein codes for the protein MEKNEFYQLLESRKSIRKYKAEPVPKDVIERVLAAGMQAPSGKNRQNWRFFVVTGNKRDEYLKYSQKSWLGIKDVLSQRLKPSLYDFTERFFYTLGDAPVIVFAYSHNDSEERYHTSIGSVYMAVENMNLACLMEGLGSCTMGAPLEIKEEVDQFLGVDKLPEYQRGELELLCAMVMGYPDHNPPKAPAKPRVA